A region of Sugiyamaella lignohabitans strain CBS 10342 chromosome A, complete sequence DNA encodes the following proteins:
- the ELP6 gene encoding Elongator subunit ELP6 (Subunit of hexameric RecA-like ATPase Elp456 Elongator subcomplex; which is required for modification of wobble nucleosides in tRNA; required for Elongator structural integrity; GO_component: GO:0033588 - Elongator holoenzyme complex [Evidence IDA] [PMID 11689709]; GO_component: GO:0005737 - cytoplasm [Evidence IEA,IEA]; GO_component: GO:0005634 - nucleus [Evidence IEA,IEA]; GO_function: GO:0016887 - ATPase activity [Evidence IDA,IMP] [PMID 22343726]; GO_function: GO:0000049 - tRNA binding [Evidence IDA] [PMID 22343726]; GO_process: GO:0032447 - protein urmylation [Evidence IMP] [PMID 14551258]; GO_process: GO:0006357 - regulation of transcription from RNA polymerase II promoter [Evidence IMP] [PMID 11689709]; GO_process: GO:0006355 - regulation of transcription, DNA-templated [Evidence IEA]; GO_process: GO:0002098 - tRNA wobble uridine modification [Evidence IMP] [PMID 18755837]; GO_process: GO:0006351 - transcription, DNA-templated [Evidence IEA]), protein MAQKFLSVRDLAFFEDGSIELSSGEGSDLCLVTSSLEVAPTWLVDTVCGRHVSNKTSPTVLITFTERSNIHIKGIKRYSGSDVSHVPKSVFSIVDLSSSLFANGSKTSGDKFVPTNLDSLVEIVAKSITTSRGAQDGSQLKPLIIIEEPDVLLATGLYTWDQVSRFIYDLRQLSSQTFVFANADEPLIQPVSPIGENQVKFLTQLIHTSSLLISLRPFETGRADDVTGIFRITRGPRVNETKVVVENEYLYHVSDTVKLMYR, encoded by the coding sequence ATGGCCCAAAAATTCTTGTCAGTTCGAGATTTGGCATTTTTTGAAGATGGAAGCATTGAACTGAGTTCGGGAGAAGGCTCTGATTTATGCCTGGTAACTTCGAGTCTCGAGGTTGCTCCAACCTGGCTTGTCGATACTGTGTGTGGTAGGCACGTAAGCAACAAAACCAGCCCAACCGTGCTCATTACCTTTACAGAACGGTCGAATATTCATATCAAAGGAATAAAGCGATATTCAGGTTCAGATGTTTCCCATGTCCCTAAATCTgtattttcaattgttgaTCTTTCAAGCAGTTTGTTTGCAAATGGCAGCAAGACTAGTGGTGACAAGTTTGTGCCAACTAATCTAGACAGTCTAGTTGAGATAGTTGCAAAGTCTATCACCACCTCCAGAGGGGCACAGGATGGATCTCAACTAAAACCTCTGATTATCATCGAAGAACCAGACGTCTTACTTGCTACCGGTCTCTATACATGGGATCAAGTAAGCCGATTCATTTATGACTTGCGTCAGCTAAGCTCTCAAACATTTGTATTTGCTAATGCTGATGAACCACTTATTCAGCCAGTGTCTCCAATTGGAGAAAACCAAGTCAAATTCTTAACACAATTGATTCATACCTCGAGTTTACTGATATCATTGCGTCCATTTGAAACAGGTCGGGCTGATGATGTTACGGGTATCTTTCGAATCACTCGTGGACCTCGTGTCAACGAAACAAAGGTCGTTGTCGAAAACGAGTATCTTTACCATGTATCTGATACAGTCAAGCTTATGTACCGCTAG
- the ZUO1 gene encoding zuotin (Ribosome-associated chaperone; functions in ribosome biogenesis and, in partnership with Ssz1p and SSb1/2, as a chaperone for nascent polypeptide chains; contains a DnaJ domain and functions as a J-protein partner for Ssb1p and Ssb2p; GO_component: GO:0005737 - cytoplasm [Evidence IEA,IEA]; GO_component: GO:0005737 - cytoplasm [Evidence IDA] [PMID 11914276]; GO_component: GO:0005737 - cytoplasm [Evidence IDA] [PMID 20368619]; GO_component: GO:0005739 - mitochondrion [Evidence IDA] [PMID 14576278]; GO_component: GO:0005739 - mitochondrion [Evidence IDA] [PMID 16823961]; GO_component: GO:0005730 - nucleolus [Evidence IMP] [PMID 20368619]; GO_component: GO:0005844 - polysome [Evidence IDA] [PMID 16413483]; GO_component: GO:0005840 - ribosome [Evidence IDA] [PMID 17242366]; GO_function: GO:0003677 - DNA binding [Evidence IEA]; GO_function: GO:0051082 - unfolded protein binding [Evidence NAS] [PMID 9707440]; GO_process: GO:0006457 - protein folding [Evidence NAS] [PMID 9707440]; GO_process: GO:0006364 - rRNA processing [Evidence IMP] [PMID 20368619]; GO_process: GO:0006450 - regulation of translational fidelity [Evidence IMP] [PMID 15456889]; GO_process: GO:0000054 - ribosomal subunit export from nucleus [Evidence IMP] [PMID 20368619]; GO_process: GO:0006452 - translational frameshifting [Evidence IMP] [PMID 16607023]), producing MVSTLPQLPADWSAPEGFSATATFSSPVKRQVEPVGPGFLAHARRTLRGRTWSEDEKIQAQQNVKKVEDDNNDDLVEDEPEDPEMLKRDPKDWKKQDHYAVLGLSKYRYKATEEQIRIAHRRKVLKHHPDKKAAEGQLNEDGFFKCIQKAFEILLDSNKRRQWDSVDPKANVLPPKNKGGDFFEDWTKVFDAEGRFSNKQPVPSLGTLETEKPEVDAFYAFFYNFDSWRTFEYLDEDVPDDTSNRDNKRYIEKKNKAARQKHKTDDIARLRKLVDTALKLDPRIQLFKEKERKAKEQRKWEREAGAREAAEAEKKAKEEAEKKRAEEESASKAAKENSKKAKEAAKNAKKKNKRTIRGSVKDVNYFAAAGSEPSAADIDAILNDVDAIIDKLDDVKLQDLANKLSNNPDADTVKAAFTESKDVVSGLKYF from the coding sequence ATGGTTTCTACTTTGCCACAATTACCTGCTGATTGGAGCGCTCCTGAGGGATTCAGCGCCACTGCTACTTTCAGCTCGCCTGTTAAGAGACAGGTCGAACCTGTTGGTCCTGGCTTCTTGGCCCATGCTCGTCGTACTTTGAGAGGCCGTACCTGGTCCGAGGATGAAAAGattcaagctcaacaaaacGTTAAAAAGGTCGAGGATGATAACAACGATGatcttgttgaagatgagcCTGAAGATCCTGAAATGTTGAAGAGAGATCCTAAAGACTGGAAGAAGCAAGATCACTACGCCGTGTTGGGTCTGTCCAAGTACAGATACAAGGCTACTGAGGAGCAAATCCGTATTGCCCACCGTAGAAAGGTTCTCAAGCACCACCCTGATAAGAAGGCTGCTGAGGGTCAACTCAATGAAGATGGCTTTTTCAAGTGTATCCAAAAGGCTTTCGAGattcttcttgattctaACAAGAGAAGACAATGGGACTCTGTTGATCCTAAGGCCAATGTTCTTCCTCCTAAGAACAAGGGTGGTGATTTCTTTGAAGATTGGACCAAGGTCTTTGATGCTGAGGGCCGTTTCTCTAACAAGCAACCTGTTCCTTCTTTGGGTACTTTGGAGACCGAGAAGCCTGAGGTCGATGCCTTTTATGCTTTCTTTTACAATTTTGACTCTTGGAGAACCTTTGAGTACTTGGATGAGGATGTTCCAGATGACACTTCTAACAGAGATAATAAGCGTTAtattgagaagaagaataaggCTGCTCGTCAAAAGCACAAGACCGATGATATTGCTAGATTAAGAAAGCTTGTCGATACTGCTCTTAAGCTTGACCCTCGTATTCAACTTTtcaaggagaaggagcGCAAAGCTAAGGAGCAACGTAAGTGGGAGAGAGAAGCTGGTGCACGTGAGGCTGCCGAGGCTGAGAAGAAGGCCAAGGAAGAAGCTGAGAAGAAACGTGCTGAGGAGGAGTCAGCTTCCAAGGCTGCTAAGGAAAATTCCAAAAAGGCTAAGGAAGCCGCCAAGAAtgctaagaagaagaacaagagaaCTATCCGTGGAAGTGTTAAGGACGTCAATTactttgctgctgctggttctgagccctctgctgctgatattgatgcCATCTTGAatgatgttgatgctaTCATCGACAAGCTTGACGATGTTAAGCTTCAAGACCTTGCTAACAAGCTTTCAAACAACCCCGATGCTGACACCGTCAAGGCTGCCTTTACTGAATCCAAGGATGTCGTTTCGGGTCTTAAGTACTTTTAG
- the YND1 gene encoding Ynd1p (Apyrase with wide substrate specificity; helps prevent inhibition of glycosylation by hydrolyzing nucleoside tri- and diphosphates that inhibit glycotransferases; partially redundant with Gda1p; mediates adenovirus E4orf4-induced toxicity; GO_component: GO:0030137 - COPI-coated vesicle [Evidence IDA] [PMID 14562095]; GO_component: GO:0005794 - Golgi apparatus [Evidence IEA,IEA]; GO_component: GO:0005794 - Golgi apparatus [Evidence IDA] [PMID 14562095]; GO_component: GO:0000139 - Golgi membrane [Evidence IDA] [PMID 10551827]; GO_component: GO:0016021 - integral component of membrane [Evidence IEA]; GO_component: GO:0016020 - membrane [Evidence IEA,IEA]; GO_component: GO:0016020 - membrane [Evidence IDA] [PMID 10409709]; GO_function: GO:0005524 - ATP binding [Evidence IEA]; GO_function: GO:0016787 - hydrolase activity [Evidence IEA,IEA]; GO_function: GO:0017110 - nucleoside-diphosphatase activity [Evidence IDA] [PMID 10409709]; GO_function: GO:0017111 - nucleoside-triphosphatase activity [Evidence IDA] [PMID 10409709]; GO_function: GO:0000166 - nucleotide binding [Evidence IEA]; GO_process: GO:0006629 - lipid metabolic process [Evidence IEA]; GO_process: GO:0006486 - protein glycosylation [Evidence IEA]; GO_process: GO:0006486 - protein glycosylation [Evidence IMP] [PMID 10409709]; GO_process: GO:0006665 - sphingolipid metabolic process [Evidence IEA]) — MAKSKDKGEVFFSRGIAYNYIVVIDAGSSGSRIHIYHYPATNDVAKLEELHNKGDHLAHDENDPLSKWTTFPRVSKSGNKWHKKINPGMSSFANNPQDIGKEHIKKLVKYAEEIIPKAQIPRTPVFVYATGGLRLLENSQSHAILSNACEYIQKETKFFLPDCASHLKVIDGATEGLFGWLGLNYLIGGIEDPQSHSHGKDHSTYGFLDMGGASMQIAFVPNATEIEENKAELYRIALASLDGTQDRMYDIYSKSFLGAGVNEARKTYLKSLTTVNKDGDIEDPCAPVGLKHSEIVKRDLQKVDVEEEDERDDDEDEDDDDDDDDDLEDDDDDDEDDEEEDQDDEKNDKSDKGDKRPKKDDKENKNKSDKKIEDTKDDSDKSGDQSDKLPPNANTKSYIGTGNYEACRKQISPILSSIKNSGSPDFDFEINHFVGVSEYFDTPDKGFSLGGSFDYDSLNTKVEQFCGSKWDSINPEEYPQLSKENLELLCFKSSYLLGVVDEGFQFPQLADKPSPADGEVNDKVDNNNLTTYLDPLQSAEDINGVEFSWTLGPALLYAAGELSMHKRSEHNGIQLNSGSSSWQYGGEVNGYTRPELRRQDLDDDDDEASWGEYFDEHSHRLYGSIIFLLILVVAVYLLLGRQRRKLILQSLVSRFKNFPAKGGQYSLVSGPTRRNPSPQPEDFELQDVEDGFDIASDDEEANVRGQSPHVEV; from the coding sequence atggcGAAATCCAAGGACAAGGGAGAAGTGTTTTTCTCGCGGGGTATTGCGTATAACTACATTGTAGTGATTGATGCAGGTTCATCAGGATCGCGAATTCATATTTATCACTATCCAGCGACAAACGATGTTGCCAAGTTAGAAGAACTTCACAATAAGGGTGACCATTTGGCTCATGATGAAAACGACCCATTATCGAAATGGACTACTTTCCCAAGGGTTTCGAAATCGGGGAACAAATGGCATAAGAAAATTAATCCAGGAATGTCCTCTTTTGCCAACAATCCTCAAGACATTGGTAAGGAGCATATCAAAAAGCTCGTCAAGTACGCAGAAGAAATCATTCCGAAGGCGCAAATCCCTAGAACTCCTGTTTTTGTATATGCCACGGGTGGACTTAGGCTCCTAGAGAACAGTCAATCGCATGCTATATTAAGCAATGCTTGtgaatatattcaaaaggAGACAAAGTTCTTTCTGCCAGATTGTGCCAGTCATCTGAAAGTGATTGACGGTGCCACTGAGGGACTGTTTGGTTGGCTTGGTCTAAATTATCTGATTGGAGGTATTGAAGACCCACAAAGTCATTCGCATGGCAAGGATCATAGTACATATGGATTCTTAGATATGGGTGGTGCTTCAATGCAGATAGCATTTGTACCGAATGCTACTGAGATTGAGGAGAACAAGGCTGAGCTGTACAGAATTGCTCTTGCTAGTCTTGATGGGACTCAAGACAGAATGTATGATATCTACTCGAAAAGCTTtcttggtgctggtgttaaCGAAGCCCGCAAGACTTATTTAAAATCGTTGACTACTGTAAACAAGGATGGAGATATCGAGGACCCCTGTGCACCAGTTGGTTTGAAGCATAGTGAAATCGTCAAACGAGATTTACAAAAGGTTGATGTCGAAGAGGAGGATGAGcgtgatgatgatgaagacgaagatgacgatgacgatgacgacgatgatctggaggacgacgacgacgatgacgaggatgatgaggaggaggatCAAGACGATGAGAAGAACGATAAAAGCGACAAGGGAGACAAGAGACCCAAGAAAGAcgataaagaaaataagaACAAAAGTGACAAGAAGATAGAAGACACTAAGGATGATAGTGACAAGAGTGGAGATCAAAGTGATAAACTGCCTCCAAATGCAAATACCAAATCGTAtattggtactggtaatTATGAAGCTTGCAGGAAGCAAATATCACCTATTTTATCAAGTATCAAGAACAGTGGTAGCccagattttgattttgaaattaATCACTTCGTCGGAGTCTCTGAATACTTTGACACTCCTGATAAGGGCTTTAGCTTGGGAGGTTCATTTGATTACGACTCTTTGAACACCAAAGTCGAGCAGTTCTGTGGTAGCAAGTGGGACTCGATCAACCCAGAAGAATATCCCCAGTTATCTAAAGAAAACCTGGAACTGCTTTGTTTCAAGTCCAGCTATCTGTTAGGTGTAGTAGATGAAGGCTTCCAATTCCCCCAGCTTGCTGACAAGCCGTCACCTGCTGACGGCGAAGTAAACGACAAAGTTGATAACAACAATCTCACGACCTATCTCGACCCATTGCAAAGTGCAGAAGATATCAACGGAGTGGAGTTCTCATGGACTCTTGGACCTGCTTTATTATATGCAGCTGGAGAGCTCAGCATGCACAAACGATCCGAACACAACGGTATCCAGCTGAACTCGGGATCGAGTTCCTGGCAGTACGGTGGTGAAGTGAATGGGTACACTCGACCTGAACTTCGTCGACAGGATCtcgatgacgatgacgatgaagccAGTTGGGGCGAGTATTTCGACGAGCACTCACACCGTTTGTACGGctccatcatcttcttgcTCATTCTCGTCGTAGCAGTCTATCTCCTTCTCGGCCGTCAACGACGCAAACTGATCCTCCAGTCCCTAGTATCTCGATTCAAGAACTTTCCAGCCAAAGGCGGCCAATACTCCCTCGTATCAGGACCCACGCGGCGCAACCCGTCTCCACAACCAGAAGACTTCGAGCTCCAGGACGTCGAAGACGGTTTCGACATCGCAtccgacgacgaagaagccAATGTCCGTGGCCAGTCTCCTCATGTAgaagtataa